The DNA region TCCCGGACTCCGTCGCTTCCTACTCCTTCCACGAGGCCACGGGCGCCTTCGAGATCCACCTCGCCAGCACCTGCTACGTCCACTTCGGCTCCCACCTCGTCTACTACGAGAGGACCATCACGGGGAAGCTCTCCAAGGGCGCAATCTCCGACCTCACGGGCGTCCAGGCGAAGAAGCTCTTCCTCTGGGTCTACGTCACGGGGATGGTCGCGCACCCCGACAAGGGCACCATCGAGTTCCAGGCCGGATTCGTCTCCGAGTCGCTGTCCGCGTCCATGTTCGATGAGGTGCCCACCTGCGGGGCCAGCGTCGGCGCGCAgctgcgcggcgcggcgggggtgATCGGGGAGCTCGGCCTGCTCCCCGTTGCGCAGGTACGCCTTCTTACTGTTCTGCCTCGTGAGTTGCGCAGGTACGCCTCGTGAATTAGTTCGGACTTCGGAGATGGATGGGAACTGGATTCTCGTGACACAGTGCCGCACTTTTGTTTGCTTCAAATCTATTAGCTGAATTTTGATCTGTGCATGTTAAGTAGTTTTTCAGCTCAATTAGATGGAGAGATTGATTCGAGAGGTGCGTTGTATTTGGGATGCACGATCTGACTTAACGAGCCAATTTGGCCTTTGTATCGGCTTAGTTTTAGCTCTACCAACAGTTGTTGACTTGTTTTGGTGGATTGATTTTAGTGTTGCATGCTCACGATCCTCAATTGGCTCAGTAATGCATTATTTTTTCTATGAGGTGGCTACTTTTCGTTTTGGCCTGGTTGTGTGGTTGAATTTGTCACATGAGATGCATCCCAGTTCAGGGGACCTGGCTAAAAGTGTAAAAAAGAACGAGGCCAACCTAGGGGGTAACTAGGTGACTTTAtgttaagaagaaagaggcACCCAAATTCACCTCAACAAGGACTCGAAGTTGGGTGATCTAGCTGTACGTCCAGACCCTTATCCAACTGAGTTAGGCTTAGTTGCTCCTGGATGAGAGTGTAGCCCAGATAGAACTTCTTATCAGTTGGTTATGGAATTTTGAAGACACACTAGAGGTTGTTTGGGTATGTAAGAGTTGATTTTCTTTTTCATCTTAGGCATCCTCTGCTTTATCACCTATCCGGCAAACCAAAAAACTTTAGTACTTCCTTTTGCGTGAGTTACATCACTTGATCAAATATAAAAATCGATCTTGCGTGCATTTTCTAATCCCTTATCCACTGACTGAGTTTGATCAAGCCATCTAACACTCCGTTCCACCAATCAATCACCGTTAGGCAACTCCAACAGAGATGTGAACATTGGGATCAATTGCAATAGTTGCAAGGATGatgcatgagtacctctaataCTTCGAATAAGAAAAATCAGTGCTAGTATGAATATATTTTGGGGCAATACTGCCCACAGCTAAGCACAGCACTGCCCATTTTGTATTATTCCCTCTCTTTCTTACCTAGTTAACACGACCTTTTCTGGGGCCAAGATATGAAGAGAGCAAATTTATCAAGATATCAGTTGCAGGGGTATCCTTTCAAGTGTTTTACAAGTTCAGACTTGTTGAAACTCTGTTTTTGGATGAATTCTGTAGCGATACTTATTGAAAAATGATTTGAATAATTATCTGTCCACATTTGACTGTGAATTGACAATAATAAATTTGCTACTCGGAAGCTATTACAGTCCAGGGAATAAACACTTATTTAATGTGTTGGCATTAGTTTCCTTCATTGATGCTTTCACCGATTTGCCAGCAGTGCACTTCAGCATTTGCTCCTTGTTGTCTCATATTGTTAGCATTATCCTGAAACAGCTCAAGTATTGATTTTTTGTAGATTCATGGAACTACAACCATATTTTTGTCTTTCCAAATTTATTGCTAAGTACACATATCGGAAATACGACAAGTCGACAATTTAGCTTCACAACTAATATGGTAACTGCACCAGGGTTGGTCATGGCCTCACGGGTACTTTATAATAAGGCGAACAGGATACCCTCACCTGTTTTCTTGTTAACTATACTGCCAAATGGCCACAACCTGTGACATGCCATCTTAAATTACAACCTTCTAGCCTAAAGCTAGAATTTTATGGTTAAACTAGCTCTGGGCCCTAGCATCCACTAGTTGGTTGGTTCTAAAGGCTGAATTTGCCCTTCTAGCATCTGTGACAAAGCCCCATTTATTTTTACATACCAACTCACTTGTTTTAAGATGACGATCCAGTGACAGCATCATGGATCACTAGACAGTTTACAGAGCACCATGCTAAATACTCATCGACAGAAAGGATACCTTCAATTGGTGATAAGACGTGAGGATTCTAGCTCCATCTGTGATAGAAATCCCAAGTTAGGAACTAATGGTGCGGGATAATGTTCTGCTCTGAATATCATTAGTTATCGATTTTCCACTGTTGTCTGCAAATATGGGCTGGGAGGTTTAGTTTGGAATATTAATTCTTTTGAACTGAATTAGGATAAATTCTGAGAGAAAAGTCGCACCTTCACTATCTTGTGCTTTAGTGAAACCGGTGCTTATAGCAATTTGAAGACTGTTTAATAGTCTGTAATGTTCACTGTCAGTTTGTTTCTTATGTCATGTGTCTTAATTTAAGCAAGAAAGTTAATTATGCCACACAATGCATGTTGTTGGACTAAATAGGAACATGATTTTTGTCCCATGCAATAGGTGTGATTGCTTGGAATAGCCAATTACTCAAACAATAGAAGATAATAATTGTAGTTTTCTTGTAAGGAACTATGATTTAGAGTAGTTTTTCATTCTATATGGATTGTATTTGTAGCAATAAAGGCACTGGC from Panicum hallii strain FIL2 chromosome 9, PHallii_v3.1, whole genome shotgun sequence includes:
- the LOC112875612 gene encoding uncharacterized protein LOC112875612, which gives rise to MSPLPRVLPILLLAAAVTAAAAQAGGASLNGAANDLLPKYGLPKGLIPDSVASYSFHEATGAFEIHLASTCYVHFGSHLVYYERTITGKLSKGAISDLTGVQAKKLFLWVYVTGMVAHPDKGTIEFQAGFVSESLSASMFDEVPTCGASVGAQLRGAAGVIGELGLLPVAQA